Proteins encoded together in one Variovorax paradoxus EPS window:
- a CDS encoding DUF3108 domain-containing protein, whose product MSTLVAPPSRSLLPAGLPGRPSWRVLIGLTLVVALVHLLMLGVAPMAVGPEPSPLANKFITRTIVIAPPAADKPAAPAAAAAPVEAKPPPPAKPRRPRAPTPPKPQPKPFPEPDASTQPAPETPDLTAQAATDSGATSPEAPANAPAAPEPAPAAAAGTGSGTPGGTTAGGSEAAGTIAGTQALRIPGSVTLDFEATGQTGASPQRGVFGELVWLQDGSRYDGRLTLKAVFFTLLNWHSTGKIGPSGLEPERYSESRKAEVASHFVRDQGQIVFSNNAPPVPLQPGAQDRMSVMMQLGGLLAASPERYPAGTRISVQTVGVRDGDVWVFVVGDEEKLQLPAGEYTARKLTRTPRKEFDRKLELWLAPRYGYLPVRIKQTEANGDFADAQLRKPLPEAPTN is encoded by the coding sequence ATGTCGACGCTCGTCGCCCCCCCTTCGCGGTCTTTGCTGCCGGCCGGCCTGCCCGGGCGTCCGTCCTGGCGGGTGCTGATCGGGCTGACGCTGGTGGTCGCGCTGGTGCACCTGCTGATGCTCGGGGTCGCGCCGATGGCGGTCGGGCCGGAGCCTTCGCCGCTCGCGAACAAGTTCATCACCCGGACCATCGTGATCGCGCCGCCCGCGGCGGACAAGCCCGCGGCACCGGCCGCTGCCGCCGCGCCCGTCGAGGCCAAGCCGCCGCCTCCCGCCAAGCCCCGGCGCCCGCGGGCGCCGACGCCGCCCAAGCCGCAACCGAAGCCGTTTCCCGAACCGGACGCGTCGACGCAACCCGCCCCGGAAACGCCCGATCTGACGGCGCAGGCTGCTACCGATTCAGGAGCAACTTCGCCCGAAGCGCCCGCCAACGCACCGGCAGCCCCCGAACCCGCACCTGCCGCGGCTGCCGGCACTGGAAGCGGCACGCCGGGCGGCACAACGGCAGGCGGCAGCGAAGCCGCCGGCACCATCGCCGGCACCCAGGCGCTGCGGATTCCAGGCTCCGTCACGCTCGATTTCGAAGCCACGGGCCAGACCGGCGCCTCCCCGCAGCGCGGCGTGTTCGGCGAACTCGTCTGGCTGCAGGACGGCAGCCGCTACGACGGGCGGCTCACGCTCAAGGCGGTGTTCTTCACACTGTTGAACTGGCACAGCACCGGCAAGATCGGCCCCTCGGGCCTGGAGCCCGAGCGCTATTCGGAGAGCCGCAAGGCCGAGGTGGCCTCGCATTTCGTGCGCGACCAGGGGCAGATCGTGTTCAGCAACAACGCCCCGCCCGTGCCGCTGCAGCCCGGCGCACAGGACCGCATGAGCGTGATGATGCAGCTGGGCGGCCTGCTGGCGGCCAGCCCGGAGCGCTACCCGGCAGGCACCCGGATCTCGGTCCAGACCGTGGGTGTGCGCGACGGCGATGTCTGGGTCTTCGTGGTCGGCGACGAGGAAAAGCTGCAGCTTCCGGCCGGCGAATACACCGCGCGCAAGCTCACCCGCACGCCCCGCAAGGAATTCGACCGGAAACTGGAACTCTGGCTGGCGCCGAGGTACGGCTACCTGCCGGTCCGCATCAAGCAAACCGAGGCAAACGGCGACTTCGCTGACGCCCAATTGCGCAAACCCCTACCCGAGGCGCCCACCAATTGA
- a CDS encoding alpha/beta hydrolase, with product MAVWLTLSVLDWNCHASFSRTLFAKAADIVVPATGRRTAPIQTTRGNCMVFTRAQGVVARWAAAGLLALSASHAVAKESIVDLPTRPGITQRMLYVEPDIKPRAAAVLIAGGHGSLKFFPNGSMGWGDQGFLVRTRGLFAQRGIAVVVIDAPLDKRSGLGGFRDSAEHAADIGATVKWLREQTGVPVWLIGHSRGTESAVSAALKLGAAPAGPDGLVLASPISSDSTFTPGKAVTHLPLEDIRVPVLVLQHEEDACSVTAPRDLPLVVDRLTSAPRKSEVKLSGGKPVGDLCGHQATHGFGGLDQPAVQAIADFVGS from the coding sequence ATGGCGGTCTGGCTGACCTTGTCGGTGCTCGACTGGAACTGCCACGCATCGTTCTCACGGACGTTATTCGCGAAGGCCGCCGATATAGTGGTGCCGGCCACGGGCCGGCGCACCGCGCCGATTCAAACAACGAGGGGGAACTGCATGGTCTTCACGCGCGCACAAGGTGTCGTCGCCCGATGGGCCGCCGCCGGTCTCCTGGCACTGTCGGCGTCACACGCCGTCGCCAAGGAGAGCATCGTCGACCTTCCGACACGACCGGGCATCACGCAGCGCATGCTGTATGTCGAACCGGACATCAAGCCGCGCGCTGCTGCCGTGCTGATTGCGGGAGGCCACGGGTCGTTGAAGTTCTTTCCGAACGGCAGCATGGGCTGGGGCGACCAGGGCTTTCTCGTTCGCACGCGCGGCCTCTTTGCGCAGCGGGGCATTGCCGTCGTGGTGATCGATGCGCCCTTGGACAAGCGCTCGGGGCTCGGCGGTTTTCGCGACAGCGCCGAGCACGCCGCCGACATCGGCGCCACCGTCAAGTGGCTCCGGGAGCAGACTGGCGTGCCAGTCTGGCTCATCGGCCACAGCCGCGGAACGGAGTCGGCGGTTTCCGCCGCCTTGAAGCTGGGCGCAGCGCCCGCGGGACCCGACGGACTGGTACTCGCCTCCCCCATCTCCAGCGATTCCACCTTCACGCCAGGCAAAGCGGTGACGCACCTCCCGCTGGAAGACATCCGCGTCCCGGTACTGGTGCTGCAGCACGAAGAAGATGCCTGCTCGGTCACCGCGCCGCGCGACCTGCCGCTCGTCGTCGACCGGCTCACGAGTGCGCCGCGCAAGTCGGAGGTCAAACTGAGCGGCGGCAAACCGGTCGGGGACCTTTGCGGCCATCAGGCAACGCATGGCTTCGGTGGGCTGGATCAACCCGCGGTGCAGGCGATTGCCGACTTCGTGGGCTCGTAG
- a CDS encoding helix-turn-helix transcriptional regulator — MRRWRIHPTDAALAAAVVGDVLSGVGTPHLATSYLRAMQRVMPVTFCTVFAVSSTGRIEAVSAASSYGSTAERTTERYVEQRFDLLDPNMAWLAARKLPQRPQLWLGHQRAEEVADPAYRAACYGDVGIRERASVLLLLPTGQRVAVSFYRSLAQPEFDATDFARIEAHATLLADATAAHGRSAMAVRESVVPALASRLLTLSLREREVIGHLMAGKTAKEAARELGVELTTVRTHQYRAFRRLGIRSQKELLLRATADA; from the coding sequence ATGAGACGCTGGCGCATCCACCCCACCGACGCGGCCCTGGCCGCGGCCGTCGTCGGCGACGTGCTCTCCGGCGTGGGCACGCCGCATCTGGCCACGAGCTATCTACGGGCGATGCAGCGCGTGATGCCGGTCACCTTCTGCACCGTGTTCGCGGTGAGCAGCACGGGCCGCATCGAGGCGGTGTCGGCCGCCAGCAGCTACGGCAGCACGGCCGAGCGCACCACCGAGCGCTATGTGGAGCAGCGCTTCGACCTGCTCGACCCCAACATGGCCTGGCTCGCGGCCCGCAAGCTGCCGCAGCGCCCGCAGCTCTGGCTGGGCCATCAGCGCGCCGAAGAGGTGGCCGACCCGGCTTATCGCGCCGCCTGCTATGGCGACGTCGGCATCCGCGAACGGGCCTCGGTGCTGTTGCTGCTGCCGACCGGCCAGCGCGTGGCGGTGAGCTTCTACCGCAGCCTCGCGCAGCCGGAGTTCGATGCGACCGACTTCGCGCGGATCGAGGCGCATGCGACGCTGCTGGCCGACGCCACCGCGGCACATGGCCGCAGCGCAATGGCGGTGCGGGAGTCCGTGGTGCCTGCCCTCGCCTCGCGCCTCTTGACCTTGAGCCTGCGCGAGCGCGAAGTCATCGGCCACCTGATGGCGGGCAAGACCGCGAAGGAAGCGGCGCGCGAGCTTGGCGTCGAGCTGACCACCGTGCGCACCCACCAGTACCGGGCGTTCCGGCGGCTGGGCATCCGTTCGCAGAAGGAGCTGCTGCTGCGCGCCACGGCAGACGCGTAG
- a CDS encoding ChaN family lipoprotein — MLFQRWPARAPRFLIPLLVAAALAACSPSRLFPPGPDAPVAKRVSALLPVDALLLGEQHDAPEHHAIERETVEALAARNQLAALALEMAEEGRSTAQLAPTASEAQVQTALGWSVKAWPWTNYGPAVMAAVRAGVPVVGANLPRVRMKDAMADVSLDVQLNGEAYTAQQDAVREGHCKLLPESQIIPMTRIQVGRDRAMAQTIVKSRQPGKTVLLIAGAGHTVRTLGVPQHLPDDVKVTSVRLLASATNTVEAGDYDKTWLTPPLPEKDYCAELRRPAKAPAAP; from the coding sequence ATGCTTTTTCAACGCTGGCCCGCGCGGGCTCCACGTTTCCTGATCCCGCTCCTGGTCGCAGCCGCCCTCGCGGCGTGCTCCCCGTCCCGCCTCTTTCCGCCCGGTCCCGATGCGCCCGTCGCGAAGCGCGTCTCTGCGTTGCTGCCGGTCGATGCCCTGCTGCTCGGCGAGCAACACGATGCGCCCGAGCACCACGCGATCGAGCGCGAAACCGTCGAGGCGCTGGCCGCGCGCAATCAACTCGCCGCGCTCGCGCTCGAAATGGCCGAGGAAGGCCGCAGCACCGCGCAACTCGCGCCCACCGCAAGCGAGGCCCAAGTGCAGACCGCCTTGGGCTGGAGCGTCAAGGCCTGGCCCTGGACCAACTACGGCCCGGCGGTGATGGCAGCCGTGCGCGCCGGCGTGCCGGTGGTTGGCGCCAACCTGCCGCGCGTGCGCATGAAGGACGCGATGGCCGATGTGTCGCTCGACGTGCAGCTCAACGGCGAGGCCTACACCGCGCAGCAGGACGCCGTGCGCGAAGGCCACTGCAAGCTGCTGCCCGAGTCGCAGATCATCCCGATGACGCGCATCCAGGTGGGCCGCGACCGCGCGATGGCCCAGACGATCGTGAAATCCAGGCAGCCGGGCAAGACCGTGCTGCTGATCGCCGGCGCCGGCCACACGGTGCGCACGCTCGGCGTGCCGCAGCACCTGCCCGACGACGTCAAGGTGACCTCGGTGCGGTTGCTGGCCTCGGCGACGAACACCGTCGAAGCGGGCGATTACGACAAGACCTGGCTGACGCCGCCGCTGCCCGAGAAGGATTACTGCGCCGAGTTGCGCCGCCCCGCCAAGGCGCCAGCGGCCCCCTGA
- a CDS encoding aminotransferase class III-fold pyridoxal phosphate-dependent enzyme, producing MAYQDFNMGNQWLPFTPNRHFQKDPRVFVAADGMEFTTHDGKKVIDGVSSLWCVGAGHNRKPINEAIKTQLDTLDYATAFQVSNDKAFRAAEMIAALAPGDLNKVLFCNSGSEAADTSMKVALAYHRARGEGHRNVFIGREKGYHGVGFGGMSVGGIPGNRKVFGSAFLPRVDHMRFIHDPVNHAYIHNEEPVWAEDPLVELETRILPLHDPSNIAAIIVEPVAGSAGWYLPPKGYLKRLREICDKHGILLIFDEVITGFGRMGTNFASDYFGVVPDMLNFAKCVTNGVIPLGGVICRDKLYDAMMSTDAPEHVVEFFHGYTYSGHPVACAAAIATLDLFKEENLFARAGEMGKVLGDAFHSAFKGLPNVISIRSLGLAAAVELAPIAGKPGKRAFDIFLDCFHKGALVRPAGDVLVMAPPYIVEKSHIDTLVNTLADSIKKHA from the coding sequence ATGGCCTACCAGGACTTCAACATGGGCAACCAGTGGCTGCCCTTCACCCCCAACCGCCATTTCCAGAAAGACCCGCGCGTCTTCGTGGCGGCCGACGGCATGGAATTCACCACGCACGACGGCAAGAAGGTGATCGATGGCGTCTCCTCCCTCTGGTGCGTGGGCGCGGGCCATAACCGCAAGCCCATCAACGAGGCCATCAAGACGCAGCTCGACACCCTCGACTACGCCACCGCCTTCCAGGTCAGCAACGACAAGGCCTTCCGCGCGGCCGAGATGATCGCCGCGCTCGCCCCGGGCGATCTCAACAAGGTGCTGTTCTGCAACTCAGGTTCTGAAGCCGCCGATACCTCGATGAAGGTCGCACTGGCCTACCACCGCGCACGCGGCGAGGGCCACCGCAACGTGTTCATCGGCCGCGAGAAGGGCTACCACGGCGTGGGCTTCGGCGGCATGTCGGTGGGCGGCATTCCGGGCAACCGCAAGGTGTTCGGCTCGGCCTTCCTGCCGCGCGTGGACCACATGCGCTTCATCCACGATCCGGTGAACCACGCCTACATCCACAACGAGGAGCCGGTGTGGGCCGAAGACCCGCTGGTCGAGCTCGAGACGCGCATCCTTCCGCTGCATGACCCGAGCAACATCGCCGCGATCATCGTGGAGCCGGTGGCGGGGTCAGCCGGCTGGTACCTGCCGCCCAAGGGCTACCTCAAGCGCCTGCGCGAGATCTGCGACAAACACGGCATCCTGCTGATCTTCGACGAGGTCATCACCGGCTTCGGCCGCATGGGCACCAACTTCGCGTCGGACTATTTCGGCGTCGTGCCCGACATGCTGAACTTCGCCAAGTGCGTGACCAACGGCGTGATTCCGCTGGGCGGCGTGATCTGCCGCGACAAGCTCTACGACGCGATGATGTCGACCGACGCGCCCGAGCACGTGGTCGAGTTCTTCCACGGCTACACCTACTCGGGCCACCCGGTTGCGTGCGCCGCGGCCATCGCCACGCTCGATCTCTTCAAGGAAGAAAACCTCTTCGCCCGCGCCGGCGAAATGGGCAAGGTGCTGGGCGATGCGTTCCACAGCGCCTTCAAGGGCCTGCCCAACGTGATCAGCATCCGCAGCCTCGGTCTCGCCGCGGCGGTGGAGCTCGCGCCCATCGCGGGCAAGCCGGGCAAGCGCGCCTTCGACATCTTCCTGGACTGCTTCCACAAGGGCGCGCTGGTGCGGCCCGCGGGCGACGTGCTGGTGATGGCGCCGCCCTACATCGTGGAGAAGTCGCACATCGACACGCTGGTGAACACGCTGGCGGATTCGATCAAGAAGCACGCCTGA
- a CDS encoding fumarylacetoacetate hydrolase family protein encodes MKLATLKDGSRDGQLVVVSRDLTLAHYATGIASRLQQVLDDWGFMSPQLQDLYDAVNTGRARHAFPFDPAMCMAPLPRAYQWADGSAYINHVELVRKARGAEVPESFYTDPLMYQGGSDDFLGPVDDVVVPSEDMGIDFEAEIAVITGDVKMGATPDQALDGIRLVMLANDVSLRNLIPAELAKGFGFFQSKPATAFSPVAVTLDEIGEAWQDGRVHLALQSSWNGRKVGMCDAGPEMTFHFGQLIAHIAKTRNVRSGSIVGSGTVSNKGLEKKDGQMEWPKGYSCIAEKRCIETIQTGAPVTEFMKFGDTIRIEMKGLDGRSLFGAIDQEIVSVNGRPKEAPVSLVKPQTEDAAED; translated from the coding sequence ATGAAACTCGCCACCCTGAAGGACGGCTCGCGCGACGGCCAACTGGTCGTTGTCTCGCGCGACCTCACGCTCGCCCACTACGCCACCGGCATCGCGAGCCGGCTGCAGCAGGTGCTGGACGACTGGGGCTTCATGAGTCCGCAGCTGCAGGACCTGTACGACGCCGTCAACACCGGCCGCGCGCGCCACGCGTTTCCGTTCGACCCCGCGATGTGCATGGCGCCGCTGCCGCGCGCCTACCAGTGGGCCGACGGCTCGGCCTACATCAACCACGTCGAGCTGGTGCGCAAGGCCCGCGGCGCCGAAGTGCCCGAGAGCTTTTACACCGATCCGCTGATGTACCAGGGCGGCAGCGACGACTTCCTCGGTCCGGTCGACGACGTGGTCGTGCCCAGCGAGGACATGGGCATCGACTTCGAGGCCGAGATCGCCGTCATCACCGGCGACGTGAAGATGGGCGCCACGCCCGACCAGGCGCTCGACGGCATCCGCCTCGTGATGCTGGCCAACGACGTGAGCCTGCGCAACCTGATCCCGGCCGAGCTGGCCAAGGGCTTCGGCTTCTTCCAGAGCAAGCCCGCCACCGCCTTCAGCCCCGTGGCCGTGACGCTCGACGAAATCGGCGAAGCCTGGCAGGACGGCCGCGTGCACCTGGCGCTGCAAAGCAGCTGGAACGGCCGCAAGGTCGGCATGTGCGACGCCGGCCCGGAGATGACATTCCACTTCGGCCAGCTCATCGCCCACATCGCCAAGACCCGCAACGTGCGTTCCGGCAGCATCGTCGGCAGCGGCACGGTGAGCAACAAGGGCCTCGAGAAGAAAGACGGCCAGATGGAGTGGCCCAAGGGCTATTCGTGCATCGCCGAGAAGCGCTGCATCGAGACCATCCAGACCGGCGCGCCGGTCACCGAATTCATGAAGTTCGGCGACACGATCCGCATCGAGATGAAGGGGCTGGACGGGCGCTCGCTGTTCGGTGCGATCGATCAGGAGATCGTGTCGGTGAATGGCCGGCCGAAGGAGGCGCCGGTGTCGTTGGTGAAGCCGCAGACGGAGGACGCGGCCGAAGACTGA
- a CDS encoding DUF3567 domain-containing protein, whose translation MNMLYDSESFVVVHVQPNEGDEPAKPNVPVLERHGFEIVDKRSGKEVYLDGSWAELFQQQIAAWQLNTPTQEEVEDTLEGYAELAHTPVLVH comes from the coding sequence ATGAACATGCTTTACGACTCGGAGTCCTTCGTCGTCGTGCACGTGCAGCCGAATGAAGGCGACGAGCCCGCGAAGCCCAATGTGCCGGTGCTGGAGCGCCACGGTTTCGAAATCGTGGACAAGCGCTCGGGCAAGGAGGTTTACCTCGACGGCTCCTGGGCCGAACTGTTCCAGCAGCAGATCGCCGCCTGGCAGCTCAACACCCCCACGCAGGAAGAGGTCGAGGACACCCTCGAGGGCTACGCCGAGCTGGCCCACACCCCTGTGCTGGTGCACTGA
- a CDS encoding FAD-dependent monooxygenase has translation MTNPTVVVAAADAASGPVPPTLSTTELPPSVGAFDYTRYKAWTPPLEQGGIEPGRHPVVIAGGGPVGMALALGLANHGVRCVILEADDTVCVGSRAACISRRSLEIMERLGVRQAFMAKGLPWTGGRSYYKTAEVFRFEMPHDAQQKLPPMINLEQYYAEHYLLEEIFRRNEATPGLIDIRWGTELTGLAQDDDGVTLDVRNAEGSYRLQGQWLAACDGGQSFVRKALGLSLEGTGYEGRYVIIDIELHSDHPTERRAWFDPPWNPGSTVLMHRQPDDIWRIDYQLRAGQSTEEALQPAAVAEFVQRHLDAIGEGHLPWKTVWTSVYRAGAMTLESYRHGRVVFAGNAAHAMPIFGVRGLNSGFDDADNLAWKLALVARGVSDAALLDSYSQERIAAFHVNAENAMRSTEFMSPPSRGFDLLREAALSLSEEHRGIAQLINPRQTQAVRYAESPLSSEGDALPAGPLPGEVMPEQQLESGHLTDLIAPVFTLLALRPIASAAQLPEEDVTRAQQGALPFAIRTIAAPGIDGADAHANPAVFEALGASDGAVYLLRPDGHVAARWHRMPHGALQSALSRAAVSLEPVAA, from the coding sequence ATGACGAACCCCACCGTTGTTGTTGCCGCCGCCGATGCCGCGAGCGGCCCCGTGCCGCCGACCCTGAGCACGACCGAACTGCCGCCGTCGGTCGGCGCCTTCGACTACACGCGCTACAAGGCCTGGACGCCGCCGTTGGAGCAGGGTGGCATCGAACCCGGCCGCCATCCGGTCGTGATCGCAGGCGGCGGGCCGGTCGGCATGGCGCTTGCGCTGGGGCTCGCGAACCACGGCGTGCGCTGCGTGATCCTCGAAGCCGACGACACGGTGTGCGTCGGCAGCCGCGCGGCCTGCATCTCGCGGCGCAGCCTGGAAATCATGGAGCGGCTCGGCGTGCGCCAGGCGTTCATGGCCAAGGGCCTGCCGTGGACCGGCGGGCGCAGCTACTACAAGACGGCCGAGGTGTTCCGCTTCGAGATGCCGCATGACGCGCAGCAAAAACTGCCGCCGATGATCAACCTGGAGCAGTACTACGCCGAGCACTACCTGCTGGAGGAAATCTTCCGCCGCAACGAGGCGACGCCGGGGCTCATCGACATCCGCTGGGGCACCGAGCTCACGGGGCTCGCGCAGGACGATGACGGCGTGACGCTCGACGTGCGCAACGCCGAGGGCAGCTACCGCCTGCAGGGCCAATGGCTTGCCGCCTGCGACGGCGGCCAGAGCTTCGTGCGCAAGGCGCTCGGCCTCTCGCTCGAAGGCACGGGCTACGAAGGCCGCTACGTGATCATCGACATCGAGCTGCACAGCGACCACCCGACCGAACGCCGGGCATGGTTCGATCCGCCGTGGAATCCCGGCTCGACCGTGCTGATGCACCGCCAGCCCGACGACATCTGGCGCATCGACTACCAGCTGCGCGCCGGCCAGAGCACCGAAGAGGCGCTGCAGCCCGCGGCCGTGGCCGAGTTCGTGCAGCGCCATCTCGATGCGATCGGCGAAGGGCACCTGCCGTGGAAGACGGTGTGGACGTCCGTATATCGCGCGGGCGCGATGACGCTGGAGAGCTACCGCCATGGCCGCGTCGTGTTCGCGGGCAACGCGGCGCATGCGATGCCGATCTTCGGCGTGCGCGGGCTCAACTCGGGCTTCGACGATGCGGACAACCTCGCGTGGAAGCTGGCGCTGGTCGCGCGCGGCGTGTCGGATGCGGCGCTGCTGGATTCGTACTCGCAGGAGCGCATTGCAGCCTTCCACGTCAATGCCGAGAACGCGATGCGCAGCACGGAATTCATGTCGCCGCCGTCGCGCGGATTCGATCTGCTGCGCGAGGCGGCGCTGTCGCTGTCGGAGGAACACCGGGGCATCGCGCAACTGATCAATCCGCGGCAGACGCAGGCGGTGCGCTATGCGGAATCGCCGTTGTCGAGCGAGGGCGATGCGCTGCCCGCAGGTCCGCTGCCGGGTGAGGTGATGCCGGAGCAGCAACTCGAAAGCGGCCATCTCACCGACCTGATCGCGCCGGTCTTCACGCTGCTGGCTTTGCGGCCGATTGCGAGTGCCGCGCAACTGCCCGAAGAGGATGTGACGCGGGCGCAGCAAGGCGCCTTGCCTTTCGCCATCCGCACCATCGCCGCCCCGGGCATCGACGGCGCCGATGCGCACGCGAACCCCGCCGTTTTCGAAGCGCTCGGCGCGAGCGACGGCGCTGTCTACCTGCTGCGCCCCGACGGCCACGTGGCCGCGCGCTGGCACCGCATGCCGCACGGCGCTCTGCAGAGCGCTTTGTCCCGCGCCGCCGTTTCACTGGAGCCCGTCGCCGCATGA
- a CDS encoding AbrB family transcriptional regulator, translated as MPFRFLVRVLATLLLALAAAGACLALHTPLPWMIGPLLAVSLASIAGAPTASSTPLRNAGQWTIGTALGLYFTPHVVGLVAGIWWAIALAIAWALLLGWGFGRWLYGLHASRMPHVPKRAMRATAYFAGAIGGASEMTLLAESAGARTDLVAAAHSLRLVVVTVTIPFAMQWSGLQGLEINPPGVREVNAGGLALLALATGIGGLVMRALGRTNPWFIGPLLVAMGFTIAGQSLSAVPTWMSNAAQLVIVVSLGVRFSREFLHTAPRWLGSVALGTFAMLVLCGGVAWLLARATGLHPATMLLSTSPGGIAEMAITAKVLQLGVPVVTAFQVCRLVAVLLLVGPMFRWIYLRSKTARP; from the coding sequence GTGCCTTTTCGCTTTCTCGTTCGCGTGCTGGCCACGCTGCTGCTCGCACTGGCCGCGGCGGGCGCTTGCCTCGCATTGCACACGCCGCTGCCCTGGATGATCGGCCCGCTGCTCGCGGTGTCGCTCGCCTCGATCGCGGGTGCGCCGACCGCCAGTTCCACGCCGCTGCGGAACGCCGGGCAGTGGACCATCGGCACCGCGCTCGGCCTCTACTTCACGCCGCATGTGGTGGGGCTGGTGGCCGGCATCTGGTGGGCGATTGCGCTGGCCATCGCATGGGCGCTGCTGCTCGGCTGGGGCTTCGGGCGCTGGCTGTACGGACTGCATGCGTCGCGGATGCCGCATGTGCCGAAGCGCGCCATGAGAGCCACTGCTTACTTTGCCGGCGCCATCGGCGGCGCGTCGGAGATGACGCTGCTGGCCGAATCGGCCGGCGCCCGCACCGACCTCGTGGCGGCGGCGCACAGCCTGCGGCTGGTGGTAGTGACGGTCACGATCCCGTTCGCGATGCAGTGGAGCGGGCTGCAGGGCCTGGAGATCAACCCGCCGGGTGTGCGCGAGGTGAATGCGGGCGGGCTGGCGCTGCTCGCACTGGCCACCGGAATCGGCGGTCTTGTGATGCGGGCGCTTGGGCGCACCAATCCGTGGTTCATCGGGCCGCTGCTGGTGGCGATGGGGTTCACGATCGCCGGGCAGTCGCTGTCGGCGGTGCCGACGTGGATGTCGAACGCTGCGCAGCTGGTGATCGTGGTGAGCCTGGGCGTGCGCTTCAGCCGGGAGTTCCTGCACACGGCGCCGCGCTGGCTGGGCTCGGTGGCACTGGGCACTTTCGCGATGCTGGTCTTGTGCGGCGGGGTGGCGTGGTTGCTGGCGCGGGCGACCGGGCTGCATCCGGCCACGATGTTGCTGAGCACTTCGCCGGGCGGCATTGCCGAGATGGCGATCACGGCCAAGGTGCTGCAGCTCGGGGTGCCGGTGGTGACGGCCTTCCAGGTGTGTCGGCTGGTGGCGGTGCTGCTGCTGGTCGGGCCGATGTTCCGGTGGATCTACCTGCGCAGCAAAACCGCGCGCCCATGA
- a CDS encoding M48 family metalloprotease, with protein sequence MRYLPIAAAVAAFALVGCETMKNADTGALAQAGGSAFKAMSLSDAEVSTMSDQSCAAMDQKNQIAPAGSRYATRLTQVIKQMPTTVNGKTANYKVYMTKDVNAWAMANGCIRVYSGLMDLMNDDELRGVIGHEIGHVALGHSKSRMQTAYAASAVRGLAGAAGGVAAQLSQSQAGDLGEKFVNAQFSQANESAADNYSFDLLTERKLERKGLVTAFDKLAKLSGGATGSSIMSSHPPSADRSARMQKRLDAAK encoded by the coding sequence ATGCGTTATTTGCCTATTGCCGCCGCTGTTGCGGCCTTCGCCCTTGTCGGTTGCGAAACCATGAAGAACGCCGATACCGGCGCGCTCGCCCAGGCGGGCGGTTCGGCCTTCAAGGCCATGTCGCTGAGCGACGCCGAGGTCAGCACGATGTCCGACCAGTCGTGCGCCGCCATGGACCAGAAGAACCAGATCGCGCCCGCCGGCAGCCGCTACGCCACGCGCCTTACCCAGGTCATCAAGCAGATGCCCACCACCGTCAACGGCAAGACGGCCAACTACAAGGTCTACATGACCAAGGACGTGAATGCCTGGGCCATGGCCAACGGCTGCATCCGCGTCTACAGCGGCCTGATGGACCTGATGAACGACGATGAACTGCGTGGCGTGATCGGCCACGAGATCGGCCACGTGGCACTGGGCCACTCGAAGTCGCGCATGCAGACCGCCTACGCCGCCTCGGCCGTGCGTGGACTGGCCGGCGCTGCCGGCGGAGTCGCGGCGCAGTTGTCGCAGTCGCAGGCCGGCGACCTGGGCGAGAAGTTCGTCAATGCGCAGTTCTCGCAAGCCAACGAAAGCGCGGCCGACAACTATTCGTTCGACCTGCTGACCGAGCGCAAGCTCGAGCGCAAGGGCCTGGTCACCGCCTTCGACAAGCTGGCCAAGCTCAGCGGCGGCGCCACCGGCAGTTCGATCATGAGCTCGCATCCGCCGTCGGCCGACCGCTCGGCGCGCATGCAGAAGCGCCTGGACGCCGCCAAGTAA